The Fodinibius salinus nucleotide sequence CCCATTCATAGGCAAACTGTAAAAACCAGTTGTGCGGCGAACTTGCCATATTGGTTGGCATGTACACGGCATAATGCATAGGACCATAGCCTATAAACGGTGCATTAAAAATTTCTGGTAGCATTTGACCCCAGATAACTAGCCTATTACTGCTGTTAGCACGCATAACCGTTTGCTCGGTACCTCCTGCGAATAATTCAAAAAATAAAAAATACCCCAGTAGCGTACACACTACCAGTGACCCACAATAGCTAAAAAACTGTCTTTTTTCTTCCACAAAAAATGCCCAGATAACCACAGTGCCAACCACAACCCCAAGCATCACGCCGCGCGCCCCCGATGCAAAAACGAGCATGCCCCATCCTACTATAACGGCCGCCAGTCCCCATCTCAACCACTGTTTGGCGGAATAACGCCACGCATACCAACCCATACTAACCAATATGGGTATCGACCACGTTTGGGTATGGTTAAAGGTACGAATGCTTGAAAAACCAAATAAATCAATGGTGTGGTTATTGCTTGGCCACAACTTAAATTCGCCCAACTGGTACAATACATACGTGCCTGCTACCCGAGCCAAATAACATACCACAAATCCTATAACGCCAACAAGCACATAGCCCAATGCTTTAGAAGGATTTTCATAGGCTACGGCACCAATAGCAAAGATAGCAGTTAGCAGCAATAGATAATGCCCGTAATCCAGCAGGGCCCAATCTAAAAAGGTAGCCCTCATGCTTGCCACCAAGCCGAGAAGTATAATGCCTCCCAGTGCTATTCTGGTACTGCTTGTAAATTCATTAATGAAAGCAGTTAACCGGCACAGATTGCCGGGTAACAGCGAAATACCATTAACCAGCAAAAGCAGCCCCACCTGAAGCAGCCGCCGGTTATTAAGCGTATCATTAAGCCGGTAAGGTTCGTACTGCAAGGCCGGCAACAAAATTACATAGCAAATTAATGCCAGCAGTAATACGTCATCGAGTGACCATTTCATACCATAGTTCAAGTTCTTAAAACTAATAAAAAAGGCCTCTCCGAGTAATCGAAGAGACCTAAAATATTACAGAAGTTATAACAATTTATGAACTAGAGCTTGAGCATTCACTAGCTCCAGGTGCAGATGCACTTCCGTCTGCGGCATAATCACTTATTGCCGCATCGTCTGCACATACGGTAATTACAATATTCCCGCCGGCAGATGCAGGTTTCCCAGTTATGTCAAAGCTATTCTCACTGGTCGATGAGATGCTGTACGTTCCATTTTCATTAACACAATCAGTACCACTGATATCTCCTGTACAGCCTATGTCTCCGATACCAATCGCACTTCCATTCGTATTATCAAACGAGTTCGAACCGCCGCCCATCATGTCTGGCTTCATGTAGAAACCCTGAGCAGTTGACGCCATGCTGAGTAGGTCGTTGCGAACGGCATCGACATTAGCAGAATCAGCTGCACTACTAAATGTGTTAATCGCTACTACTGTAGCAATTCCCACAATAATCGTGACCAAAATTACAAGTAAGAGTTGTTGTTGTCCCATAATAGTTACCTATTTATTTGTGAATTGTTGTTATATTGTTTCGAGATTAATAAATCCGAAAACGGTTGTTAGGTTAAATTCTTGTTAGTGAACAGTGTTCTTTTTGTTCAGTTCTAATATTACAGCTGCCCTAATGAAATGCAAGACCACATTAACTTTTTTTAATCTTCTTACATTTAGGCGAAAATCGGTGTTTACAGACCATTAAAGCATTTACTTTTTTAACAATCGGCCTTAAAGACGCTTGCAACGGAGGATAACAGACAAAATTTAATTTACGATATGTAATTGGGGATATACAGTGGACAGAGCACCAGCAATTGGTGGGCGGATCACTTGTCGTCTCATACGCCGATCATAGCAATATTTACAAGCTGAGGCTATCTTTCAACAATATTAGCAACATCACTATCACTACTTGAGACTTTTGGCTGTTACCCGTTTTACGCAGCCTTGCGTAAAAGAGGACTTGAAGTGACAACATGGACTTTATGGGCGGGATCCTCTTCCCTATTTGCCCACTCCCCGAAGCAGAGCTACGGAGAGAGATAAAGATGAGTGAGGACCCTAGCTCTGGAATGAGAAATACCCAGCCTCAGCAGCGGAGTTATGGAAGGGAGAAAACAAAAATTTACAGTGGGAATTATTTCCATAGAATATTAGCGATATAATTCTTTACAACTCTTCTACTTACTGTAGTCGAACTCTGATGTTATTTTTTAGAATATCATCATTAAACAACTGCACGGTCATTCTCAAAAGTATGTAATTACAGTTGACAATACAGTATGTTACTGTTAATCTTATGGAAACATCTTTTAACAAAGGATGGTGTTGGTTTTTATTTACCAATATATATTCTATTATAGAAAAAATTATTAGACCTTTTACCCCCAACCATTTTCACATTATGAAGAATCGCTACTTTCTATTACTCATATTCGCTGTTGCGTTAATTACACAGGCTTGTAGTTCTGATAGCGGAACTATTGTAGCCGGACAGGTTATCGAGGCCGGTACCGGCAATGCTGTTGACGGTGCTATTGTTGAAATAACTGAGCCCGTTGATTTGCAGGAATCAACAACCACTGATTCTACCGGTAACTTTTCATTCAGCGTTAATGTGGATGAAACCGCAACAGTTACACTTGAGGTAAGTAAGCAAAATTTTGAAACCGCTACCCGAAATTTTAAACTCTCAAGCGGCAATGATGTTGATGATTTGGTTATTGAGTTGACAAGCAGCACTGCCGGCGATGGCGGAGATGACAGCGATGACACGATAGGTGGAGATTCCGGGCCTCCTGCCGCCCTTGAACTTACCAGTATCTCTAGTAGCAACATAGCGGTAAAAGGAACGGGAGGAGATGTTTCTGCCAAATTTACCTTTTCTGTGACAGATAGTGCTGGCCGGCCGGTAGACCAAGGGTATAATATCGATTTCTCTATTATAACTGGACCGGGCGGTGGCGAATATGTACAGCCGGCTACTGCAACAACAAGTTCACAGGGTACCGTCTCCTCGGTCATAAATGCCGGTACACAGTCCGGGGTTATTAAACTACAAGCTTCCGCCGGCTCCAATATCGCTTCTACCCCGGTGCTTGTTGCCGTAGGTAATGGGTTTCCACAAGGCGATAACTTCCGTATAGCCCCTACAAACATAAACTTTGAAGCATGGGGACTTTTAGCAAGCTCGCAAAATTCTGTTAAATCGAATTATGTAGCTGTCAGTTTGGGGGACAATCGCAATAACCCCGTCTTGCCCGGTACGGCTGTTGACTTTACAACTACCGCGGGTAACATTACTGCCTCAGCGGTAACAGATGAAAAAGGAGTAGCCATTGCTGAACTGATACCCGATGGCAGCCGGCCAGGCGCTGCCAGCTCACCCATACCGGTACACCCCCGGGGCATCGGCTGGGCCACTGTAACAGCACGTACCGTTGCTGAAAATGATAATTATGTAACCGTAGAAACGGATGTGCTATTTACGTCTTCGAGTAATATCAGTATAAACCTCTATGATCCGGGAACAACAACTCCTGCTACAATTAGTATTCCCAGCAATGGATCCCAATCATTTGACTTAGTTATAGAGGATGTGAACGGCTATCCTATTCCTGCCGGTTCTGAAATGGAGGTTACCTCAAGTACGGGAACGTCTAATACTTTTGGCACCCTCACCCAGGGGGATCACACCTCAGCTGGACAAGGTACCACCCGTTTTAGCTTTAGCGTTACTGACTCTGATGATCAAAATCCAACAGAACAGAATGCTTCGATAGATGTGACTATTACCTTCCCATCAGAAAATACAGCTACTCGTGGATTCCAATAAAAACTAGTACATATTTTTTCAATTACTGCCCTGCCGATATTCTCGGCAGGGTTTTTTTATTGGTGCCAATCTTATATTTGATAGCAGTTAACTGACAACTATCGACGCATACGGGGATCGGTCTGCTTAATCACAGCATACTGTTATTCTAACGGAGTATCACTAACCCTTGGTGTAGTTTTGGGAGTGAAGAAATCTCGAATGTGGATAATGACAGAATTTACAGACAGGCTCTGAAAAACTGCGTTGCTCGACCCGAGATAACACACCCCGGCCTATCAATGGGAGGTTTATCCAATTAATAACAATCCTTTCTATAAACCTGTTACAATTATTATATTTGCCTCTTTAATTTTACAGTTACAATAGTTGCAACAATCGAACTAACAGCACCATGGAAGCCCCCTATACACCAGAAGAATACGACGAAGAACTCGATAAAATTAACTGGGTCAGCGGTATTCCATTTTTTCTGCTTCACCTCTCCTGTCTGCTTGTCTTCTGGGTAGGTTTCAGCTGGGTAGCGCTCGCGACTCTCATCATCAGCTATACCGTGCGCATGTTTGGTATTACCGCAGGATTCCACCGCTACTTTTCGCACCGCACCTACAAGACGAGCCGATTATTCCAATTCCTCATGGCCTTCCTCGGAACTACCAGCGCACAGAAAGGTCCCCTGTGGTGGGCCGCCCACCATCGGCATCATCACAAATATGCCGACACTGAAAAGGATGTCCATTCTCCGGTAGAACGCAGCTTGTGGTGGTCGCATGTGGGGTGGATCCTCAGTAATCGTTTTAAGGATACTAATACCAAGATGGTAAAAGATTTAAAACAGTATCCCGAGCTTCAGTTTCTCAATAATTATCACCTAATCCCTCCTATTTTGCTTGCGGTCGCGATGTTTGGACTAGGCGCGTTACTCAATACGTTATTCCCCTCACTGAGCACTTCAGGGTTGCAAATACTGATATATGGATTTATCCTCAGC carries:
- a CDS encoding acyl-CoA desaturase — its product is MEAPYTPEEYDEELDKINWVSGIPFFLLHLSCLLVFWVGFSWVALATLIISYTVRMFGITAGFHRYFSHRTYKTSRLFQFLMAFLGTTSAQKGPLWWAAHHRHHHKYADTEKDVHSPVERSLWWSHVGWILSNRFKDTNTKMVKDLKQYPELQFLNNYHLIPPILLAVAMFGLGALLNTLFPSLSTSGLQILIYGFILSTVLLYHGTFTVNSLAHVFGKRRFETDDDSRNNWFISVITLGEGWHNNHHRFPSSERQGFYWWEFDFSHYGLKALSWLRLVWDLRVPPNRVYADGHVFKRPPEVIEHPQDR
- a CDS encoding O-antigen ligase family protein — translated: MKWSLDDVLLLALICYVILLPALQYEPYRLNDTLNNRRLLQVGLLLLVNGISLLPGNLCRLTAFINEFTSSTRIALGGIILLGLVASMRATFLDWALLDYGHYLLLLTAIFAIGAVAYENPSKALGYVLVGVIGFVVCYLARVAGTYVLYQLGEFKLWPSNNHTIDLFGFSSIRTFNHTQTWSIPILVSMGWYAWRYSAKQWLRWGLAAVIVGWGMLVFASGARGVMLGVVVGTVVIWAFFVEEKRQFFSYCGSLVVCTLLGYFLFFELFAGGTEQTVMRANSSNRLVIWGQMLPEIFNAPFIGYGPMHYAVYMPTNMASSPHNWFLQFAYEWGIPVAIMLFVLFINGLKSFGKQLVKNINDQNYMLRAKWLKLGLLWSMVAALVHGFFTRILVTPISQMLLVLVVGASLGVFFAENPKEYDAKSTPTVYQWITVFVILGSIASVSYWPLNNQIDRHELDSYYLKKTQRDRLLPRYWMQGIIGFDYSGMEQENKHSKQSEAEKQ
- a CDS encoding carboxypeptidase regulatory-like domain-containing protein, whose product is MKNRYFLLLIFAVALITQACSSDSGTIVAGQVIEAGTGNAVDGAIVEITEPVDLQESTTTDSTGNFSFSVNVDETATVTLEVSKQNFETATRNFKLSSGNDVDDLVIELTSSTAGDGGDDSDDTIGGDSGPPAALELTSISSSNIAVKGTGGDVSAKFTFSVTDSAGRPVDQGYNIDFSIITGPGGGEYVQPATATTSSQGTVSSVINAGTQSGVIKLQASAGSNIASTPVLVAVGNGFPQGDNFRIAPTNINFEAWGLLASSQNSVKSNYVAVSLGDNRNNPVLPGTAVDFTTTAGNITASAVTDEKGVAIAELIPDGSRPGAASSPIPVHPRGIGWATVTARTVAENDNYVTVETDVLFTSSSNISINLYDPGTTTPATISIPSNGSQSFDLVIEDVNGYPIPAGSEMEVTSSTGTSNTFGTLTQGDHTSAGQGTTRFSFSVTDSDDQNPTEQNASIDVTITFPSENTATRGFQ